One segment of Nostoc flagelliforme CCNUN1 DNA contains the following:
- a CDS encoding TldD/PmbA family protein — MPNINEIANSAKDNAEKLGIKKFDIYGSTVDDTSVQVDQGEPKQVKASNRSGVTVRVWNEDNTMGVTSTTDVDPKGLELALKTASEASFFGVKENVPDFSPEATAPIANKPQDKTPQAPVAELIERLLVAEKELLAAHPAIKGVPYNGLSQRDIDRFYLNSDGAVRTESHSLASVYLYSKTEEEGKKPRSAGAFRINHSLNNLDINGCIKETADKTISHLNYEKIKTGKYRVVFSPEAFLSLLGGFSNLFNAQSILDNQSLSTADDLGKEIASPLLSVFDDALHPANVGAESFDGEGTPTRQVSLIENGVLKSFLHSAGTAKRFNTQPTGNASIGAKVSVSPNFYHVFSTANPEEELSLETAENVIFIDDLQALHAGVKALQGSFSLPFDGWLVNKGVRTSIESATVAGDFLEVLKSIIYVEKEPELTPGGVCPKIWVNELSITGE, encoded by the coding sequence ATGCCAAATATCAATGAGATTGCAAATTCTGCCAAGGACAATGCTGAGAAGCTTGGTATTAAGAAATTCGACATTTATGGCTCAACAGTAGATGATACTAGCGTGCAAGTAGACCAAGGTGAACCAAAACAAGTCAAAGCCTCAAATCGCTCTGGTGTTACTGTTCGTGTCTGGAATGAAGATAATACAATGGGTGTCACCAGTACCACAGATGTAGACCCCAAAGGACTGGAATTAGCTTTGAAAACTGCCTCCGAAGCTAGTTTCTTTGGTGTTAAAGAAAATGTTCCTGATTTTAGCCCAGAAGCTACTGCTCCTATTGCAAATAAACCCCAAGATAAGACACCCCAAGCACCTGTTGCTGAACTCATAGAAAGATTGTTGGTAGCTGAAAAAGAATTACTAGCAGCTCATCCAGCAATTAAAGGTGTGCCTTATAATGGTTTATCGCAAAGAGATATTGACAGATTTTATCTCAATAGCGACGGTGCAGTGAGAACTGAATCTCACTCTTTAGCATCAGTTTATCTTTACAGCAAAACTGAGGAAGAAGGAAAAAAACCGCGCAGTGCAGGTGCTTTTAGAATCAACCATAGTTTAAATAATCTAGACATCAATGGTTGCATAAAAGAAACCGCAGATAAAACTATCAGTCACTTAAACTATGAAAAAATCAAAACTGGTAAATATCGGGTTGTTTTTTCACCAGAAGCTTTCTTAAGTCTGTTGGGTGGTTTTTCTAACTTGTTCAATGCTCAAAGTATTTTGGACAACCAAAGCTTATCTACTGCTGATGATTTAGGTAAGGAAATTGCTTCTCCTCTGCTTTCAGTTTTTGATGATGCACTTCACCCAGCTAACGTAGGCGCAGAAAGTTTTGATGGTGAAGGAACTCCTACTCGTCAGGTTTCGCTGATTGAAAATGGTGTTTTAAAAAGCTTTCTCCACAGTGCAGGCACTGCTAAAAGGTTTAATACCCAGCCAACAGGTAATGCCAGTATTGGTGCAAAGGTAAGCGTTAGCCCCAATTTTTATCACGTTTTTTCAACAGCAAACCCTGAAGAAGAGTTAAGTTTAGAAACTGCTGAAAATGTGATTTTTATCGATGATTTACAAGCTCTCCATGCTGGAGTTAAAGCCTTGCAAGGTTCGTTTTCTTTGCCGTTTGATGGTTGGCTAGTTAACAAGGGTGTCAGGACGAGTATTGAGTCAGCAACTGTTGCTGGTGATTTCTTAGAAGTCCTGAAGTCAATTATTTATGTAGAAAAAGAGCCAGAGTTAACGCCAGGGGGAGTTTGCCCGAAAATCTGGGTTAATGAACTGTCGATTACTGGTGAGTAA
- a CDS encoding pentapeptide repeat-containing protein — translation MKRIFLTAAAILSTLSLAAPLSVKAENSAPVRRLLETRECFGCNLAGANLKGAHLIGVDLRNANLKGANLEGANLEGADLTGANLKSANLTKAFVSDTMLNNANLTNVDLSNSRLYNSDVDGAVMANIDLSGADVFNTAISIGGEY, via the coding sequence ATGAAGCGAATTTTTTTGACGGCAGCAGCCATACTCAGCACGCTATCTTTAGCTGCTCCCCTTTCCGTCAAAGCAGAAAACTCCGCCCCTGTCCGGCGCTTGCTGGAAACTAGAGAATGTTTTGGATGTAATTTAGCAGGAGCAAACCTCAAAGGCGCTCACCTGATAGGTGTTGACCTCAGAAATGCAAATTTAAAAGGAGCTAATCTCGAAGGTGCTAACTTAGAAGGTGCTGATTTAACTGGTGCAAATTTGAAGTCTGCTAATCTCACAAAAGCATTCGTCAGCGATACTATGTTAAATAATGCCAATCTCACCAACGTTGATTTGAGCAATTCTCGCTTATATAATAGTGACGTAGATGGCGCTGTTATGGCTAATATTGATTTAAGCGGTGCGGATGTATTTAATACTGCCATTAGCATTGGTGGTGAATACTAA